Proteins encoded together in one Schumannella luteola window:
- a CDS encoding purine-nucleoside phosphorylase: MATTQQNPLDDPAADPFAIAAHAAEQLAAATGVAVHDIALTLGSGWAKAADLLGETVATIPATEIAGFSAPALTGHVGNLRSIRLADGRHALVIGARTHFYEGHGVRRVVHSVRTAAAAGAKTMVLTNGAGGIKDHWTPGTPVLISDHLNLTAASPLEGATFIDLTDLYSARLRAVAREVDPTLDDGVYVQFRGPHYETPAEVQYAKTIGGHIVGMSTALEAIAARQAGMEVLGFSLITNLAAGISPDPLSHAEVLQAGKDAEPVISDLLARVVAKL, translated from the coding sequence ATGGCGACGACGCAGCAGAACCCCCTCGACGACCCCGCGGCCGATCCCTTCGCGATCGCCGCCCACGCGGCCGAGCAGCTGGCCGCCGCGACCGGCGTCGCCGTGCACGACATCGCGCTGACGCTGGGCAGCGGATGGGCCAAGGCCGCCGACCTGCTCGGCGAGACGGTGGCGACGATCCCGGCCACCGAGATCGCCGGCTTCAGCGCCCCTGCGCTCACCGGGCACGTCGGCAACCTGCGCAGCATCCGCCTCGCCGACGGCCGTCACGCGCTCGTCATCGGCGCGCGCACGCACTTCTACGAGGGCCACGGCGTGCGTCGTGTGGTGCACTCGGTGCGCACGGCCGCCGCGGCCGGCGCGAAGACCATGGTGCTCACCAACGGCGCCGGCGGCATCAAGGACCACTGGACGCCCGGCACCCCGGTGCTGATCAGCGACCACCTCAACCTGACGGCCGCGTCGCCGCTCGAAGGCGCGACCTTCATCGACCTGACCGACCTCTACTCGGCCCGCCTGCGCGCGGTAGCCCGCGAGGTCGACCCGACGCTCGACGACGGCGTCTACGTGCAGTTCCGCGGGCCGCACTACGAGACCCCGGCCGAGGTGCAGTACGCCAAGACGATCGGCGGGCACATCGTCGGCATGTCGACCGCGCTCGAGGCGATCGCCGCGCGTCAGGCCGGCATGGAGGTGCTCGGATTCTCGCTCATCACGAACCTCGCCGCCGGCATCTCGCCCGACCCGCTGAGTCACGCCGAGGTGCTGCAGGCCGGCAAGGACGCGGAGCCGGTCATCAGCGACCTGCTCGCCCGCGTGGTGGCGAAGCTGTGA
- a CDS encoding NAD(P)H-quinone dehydrogenase yields MPYQFDRKQRIAVLGGGPGGYEAALAGAQLGAEVTLVERVGVGGSAVLTDVVPSKTLIATAEAGTQVGGAADLGVQFFARGDNGRAVKPEITVNLGAVNQRLLMLARQQSEDMKSQLIKAGVNIVTGDGRLDGPNRIVVSTGKGSKRTDFDEIDAETLVVSVGASPRVLPTAKPDGERILTWTQLYQLQDVPEHMIVVGSGVTGAEFASAYRALGADVTLISSRDQVLPGEDADAARVIEDVFRRNGMQVLSKSRADSVTRDGDEVVVTLSDGREVRGSHCLIAVGSIPNTKGIGLEEAGVQLADSGHIRVNRVARTSMPSIYAAGDCSDFLPLASVASMQGRTAVYHAMGDAVNPTELRNVTSNIFTQPEIATVGWSQKQIEDGIAQGDIYKLPLASNPRAKMMGIKDGFVKLFARTGSGTVIGGVVVAPKASELVLPIALAVEHRLTVDQLARAFSVYPSLSGSITDAARAMHIVS; encoded by the coding sequence ATGCCCTACCAGTTCGACCGGAAGCAGCGCATCGCCGTCCTCGGAGGCGGGCCCGGCGGCTACGAGGCGGCCCTCGCGGGCGCGCAGCTCGGCGCCGAGGTGACCCTGGTCGAGCGCGTCGGCGTCGGCGGCTCGGCCGTGCTGACCGACGTGGTGCCCTCGAAGACCCTCATCGCGACCGCCGAGGCGGGCACTCAGGTGGGCGGCGCCGCCGACCTGGGCGTGCAGTTCTTCGCCCGTGGCGACAACGGCCGCGCGGTCAAGCCCGAGATCACGGTCAACCTGGGCGCTGTCAACCAGCGCCTGCTCATGCTCGCCCGGCAGCAGTCGGAGGACATGAAGTCGCAGCTGATCAAGGCGGGCGTCAACATCGTCACCGGCGACGGCCGCCTCGACGGCCCGAACCGCATCGTCGTCTCCACCGGCAAGGGCTCGAAGCGCACCGACTTCGACGAGATCGACGCCGAGACCCTCGTCGTCTCGGTCGGCGCGAGCCCGCGCGTGCTGCCGACGGCCAAGCCCGATGGCGAGCGCATCCTCACCTGGACCCAGCTCTACCAGCTGCAGGACGTGCCCGAGCACATGATCGTCGTCGGCTCCGGCGTCACCGGCGCCGAGTTCGCCAGCGCCTACCGCGCGCTCGGCGCCGACGTCACCCTCATCTCGAGCCGCGACCAGGTGCTGCCGGGTGAGGACGCGGATGCCGCCCGCGTGATCGAGGACGTCTTCCGCCGCAACGGCATGCAGGTGCTCTCGAAGAGCCGCGCCGACAGCGTCACCCGCGATGGCGACGAGGTCGTCGTGACGCTCTCCGACGGCCGCGAGGTGCGCGGATCGCACTGCCTCATCGCGGTCGGCTCGATCCCGAACACGAAGGGCATCGGACTCGAGGAGGCGGGCGTGCAGCTCGCCGACAGCGGCCACATCCGCGTCAACCGCGTAGCGCGCACCTCGATGCCGTCGATCTACGCCGCCGGCGACTGCAGCGACTTCCTGCCGCTGGCCTCCGTCGCCTCCATGCAGGGCCGCACGGCGGTCTACCACGCGATGGGGGATGCGGTGAATCCCACCGAGCTGCGCAACGTCACCTCGAACATCTTCACGCAGCCCGAGATCGCCACGGTCGGCTGGTCGCAGAAGCAGATCGAAGACGGCATCGCCCAGGGCGACATCTACAAGCTGCCGCTCGCGTCGAACCCGCGCGCGAAGATGATGGGCATCAAGGACGGCTTCGTGAAGCTGTTCGCCCGCACCGGCTCGGGCACCGTGATCGGCGGCGTCGTCGTCGCCCCGAAGGCCTCGGAGCTCGTGCTGCCGATCGCCCTCGCCGTCGAGCACCGCCTCACGGTCGACCAGCTGGCCCGCGCCTTCAGCGTCTACCCCTCGCTCTCGGGCAGCATCACCGACGCCGCCCGCGCGATGCACATCGTCAGCTGA